A window of bacterium genomic DNA:
CCGTTCGTCTCGCCGTAAGTGGCTGCCTCCTCGGCGACCGAGGGAATTTCGGGGTAATCCCGCTCCCAGACGCTTTCGAGGAGCTGGTCCATCTGGCGGGAGATCGAGCGCGGGGTGATGCCGTTCTCTAGGTTGTAGGCTATCTGGATCTTGCGCCGCCGCTCCATTTCCCCGATCGCCCGCCGCATCGAATCCGTCACCCGGTCGGCGTACATGATGACGCGGCCGTTGATGTTCCGCGCGGCGCGACCCGAGGTCTGGATCAGCGCGGTTTCCGAGCGCAGAAAACCCTCCTTATCCGCATCCAAAATCGCCACCAGGGAAACTTCGGGGAGATCCAGCCCTTCGCGCAGAAGGTTGATCCCGATCAGCACGTCGAACTCACCGGCCCGAAACTCGCGGATGATCTTCACCCGCTCGAGCGTATCGATGTCGCTGTGCATGTAGCGGACCCGAACATCGAGGTCCCGGTAATACTCCGTCAAGTCTTCGGAGAAGCGCTTCGTCAGGGTAGTCACCAGGATACGCTCATCCTTCTTCGACACTTTCCGCACCTCATCGAGCAAATCGTCCACCTGGCCCTGCACGGATCGTATCTCGATGGGCGGATCGATCAGACCCGTGGGCCGGAGAATCTGCTCCACGATAAGGCCGCCGCTCTTCTCCAATTCATAGGGGCCGGGCGTCGCGGAAACGTAGAGGACGTTCCCCGCCCGCTCCTCGAACTCCTCGAAGCTGAGCGGGCGGTTGTCGAGCGCCGAGGGGAGGCGGAAGCCGTACTCCACCAGAGACTCTTTCCGCGATCGGTCGCCGCGGTACATGGCCCGGAGCTGCGGAATGGTCACGTGGCTCTCGTCAATGATGATGAGATGATCCCGCGAGAAATACGAAAGCAGCGTCGCCGGCGGATCGCCCGGATAGCGGCCGTCCAGATGCCGGCTGTAGTTTTCCACTCCCGGGCAGTAGCCCACCTCGCGGAACATCTCCAGATCGTGGAGCGTCCGCTGCTTGAGCCGCTGGGCCTCCAGCTCCTTCCCGGCCAGCTCCAGCTCGGCGGTCCGCTCCCAGAGCTCGGCCCGAATGCTTTCGATGGCGCGGGCCAGCCGCTCCTCGGGTGTGATGTAGTGGCTGTTCGGATAGATATCGA
This region includes:
- the uvrB gene encoding excinuclease ABC subunit UvrB; this translates as MNSYRLHSEYAPTGDQPQAIEALVRNFEQELHHQVLLGVTGSGKTFTMANVIERLGKPTLVIAHNKTLAAQLYNELKRFFPESAVEYFVSYYDYYQPEAYVPTTNTYIEKDASINDELNRLRHSAARSALTRRDVVVVASVSSIYGLGSPEDYQGLHIYLERGQKMDRDELLTQLVRIQYQRNDIELRRANFRARGDVVEILPAHEEEEAIRVEFFGDEVDAISEIDPIRGKVIRRLDQIDIYPNSHYITPEERLARAIESIRAELWERTAELELAGKELEAQRLKQRTLHDLEMFREVGYCPGVENYSRHLDGRYPGDPPATLLSYFSRDHLIIIDESHVTIPQLRAMYRGDRSRKESLVEYGFRLPSALDNRPLSFEEFEERAGNVLYVSATPGPYELEKSGGLIVEQILRPTGLIDPPIEIRSVQGQVDDLLDEVRKVSKKDERILVTTLTKRFSEDLTEYYRDLDVRVRYMHSDIDTLERVKIIREFRAGEFDVLIGINLLREGLDLPEVSLVAILDADKEGFLRSETALIQTSGRAARNINGRVIMYADRVTDSMRRAIGEMERRRKIQIAYNLENGITPRSISRQMDQLLESVWERDYPEIPSVAEEAATYGETNGAALEKLRAQMREAAQRLEFERAAELRDQILDIERRRLGVKV